AGCTGCTTTCAGCTTCCCTGAAAATAACATTATGAACATCATAGGTATAATAATAGTTTTAAATAGTATTTTTGCAGCGGTATACTATCTTTGGCTTCTTCAAAGGATAATGGTTAAAACACCTAAAGTTAAAGCTGAAGAAGCTTCATTTTTTATGGTTGGACCTATAATAGTTTTAGCAGTTATATGTGTTTTAATAGGTTTAATGCCTAACTTAATTATTATTTTAGCTGAAAAAGCAGCTAAAGCTATGTTAGGAGGATGGTAAAACATGAATGAAGAGTTTATTTGGCCTGCTTGGTTATGTTGGATGCTTCCATTAATAGGGGCAGGTTTAACACCAATATTTGCTAAAATTAATCCAAAATTTAGAAATTATATGGCGGTGTTTTTCTCTTTTCTAGCGGCTTTATCAGCCAGCTTGTTAATACCTTACTTGGCGCATCCAGAGCAAATTGAGAATCAAATTTCATGGATTTTAGTTCCAGGAGCACTTATACTTCAAGAAATAAAAGCTGGTGTAATAATCGATCCATTAAGCATTATAATGGCGAATATTGTAGCTTGGATCTCTTTCCTTATAATGGTGTACTCATTAAAGTATATGGAGGGGGACCCAAGCTTAACAAGATATTGGTTCTTCATGAATTTATTTATAGGCAACATGCTCCTTTTAGTTATGTCAAACAATTTTATTCAAATGCTTTTCGGTTGGGAAGGCGTTGGTTTATGCAGCTACGCGTTAATCGGCTTTTGGTATAAAGATTCAGAAAAAGATTGGCTTAAATGCTGGGTTGGTGAAGGAAAAGAAGCTTATCCACCAAGCCATTGCGGTTTAAAAGCCTTCTTAACAACTAGAGCTGGAGATGTAGGATTGTTAATTGGAGTATTCATGATTTTAGCTTACGCTGGAACATTAAACTTTATTGAGCTTCAAAAAGGCGCTATTCTTAATGTTCCGCTTTGGATTTTAATTCCAGCAGCAATACTGCTTTTTATAGGTCCAATAGGTAAATCAGCTCAATTACCGTTGATGGAGTGGCTTCCAGACGCTATGGCTGGTCCAACAACTGTTAGCGCGCTTATTCACGCAGCTACAATGGTTAAAGCTGGAGTATATCTCGTTGGAAGAGTTTTCCCAATATTTTATGAAGCTGCTTGGCGAAATGGTGTCCCAAACAATTTAGTAACATTCTTTTACATTATAGGTTGGGTAGGTGCTTTAACAGCTTTCGTTTCAGCCACTCAAGCTACAACATCAACTGAAATAAAAAAGGTTTTAGCATACTCAACTGTTAGTCAAATAGGGTATATGATGATGGGTTTAGGAATAGCAGGTTCAACAACAGAATTTATTATAGGTTACACTGGAGGAATATTTCATTTAATGAGTCATGCTTTATTTAAAGCAGCTTTATTCCTTGGAGCTGGAGCAGCAATCCACGCAGCTGAATCAAGGTTTATGTATCATATGGGTGGATTAAAAAAAGTTATGCCTATAACTTTTTGGAGCATGAGTTTAACCAGCTTCTCCTTAATGGGCGTTCCAGTTCTTTTCAGCGGCTTCTGGAGTAAAGATATGATTTTAGAAGCTTCTCTTCTAGCTGGGAAATATTGGTTATTTATTCTTGGAGCCTTAACTGTTGCATTAACAAGTTTTTACAGTATCAGAATGCTTGGATTAACATTTTTCGGTGAAAAAAGTGAAAGAATTATTGAACTTGAAAAAGAAGGTAAACCTCCAAAAGAGGCCCCATCTTTAATGTGGGTTCCATACTTTTTAATGGCTGCAGCAACCGTAATTCTTGGGATAACAGGATTCTATATGAAAGGACAGCTTGAACATTTATTCCATGAATTTTTATCTTTAGTGATGCCTGTTAAAATTGCCTCTTTTGCAGAACCTCTTACAGAAGCTTTACCTACTCAAAAAGCTACATTAATAACTACAAGTGTTTCTATTATTATGCTTCTTTTAGGAGCTATTCCAGCATACTTAATATATATTAAAAGAGTTAAAAATCCAAAAGAAATTGTTAAAGGAGGATTAAAACCTATTTGGAGTTTCCTCTATAATCGTTGGTACATAAATAGACTTTACTATAGATTATTCGTAGATTCAACAATTGGATTAAGTAAATGGAGCTTTAGCTACATAGAACGTAAAGCCATAGATGGCTTTAATTATCTTTTAGCTAATGTTACAGTTAAGTTTGTTAACCAATTTAGGAGGACACATACAGGTGTACTGAATTACAATATTATAGGGATGATTATTGGAGCCATCTTGCTTTTGCTAATTTTAATGAAAGTAGCTTTAGGCTAAAGCAGCTTCTAAATTACTTTTAAAAACTTTTTTATATTTAGCAACCTTTTGTTAGCTTCAAAATTCTTCTTCAAGATCTAGGTTTATAGACTTTTATTTATATTGGTGAATTCAGTGAAATCTCCTCTTGCATATGAACCATATAGAATTATAAACTTAA
This is a stretch of genomic DNA from Candidatus Bathyarchaeota archaeon. It encodes these proteins:
- a CDS encoding NADH-quinone oxidoreductase subunit L, whose amino-acid sequence is MNEEFIWPAWLCWMLPLIGAGLTPIFAKINPKFRNYMAVFFSFLAALSASLLIPYLAHPEQIENQISWILVPGALILQEIKAGVIIDPLSIIMANIVAWISFLIMVYSLKYMEGDPSLTRYWFFMNLFIGNMLLLVMSNNFIQMLFGWEGVGLCSYALIGFWYKDSEKDWLKCWVGEGKEAYPPSHCGLKAFLTTRAGDVGLLIGVFMILAYAGTLNFIELQKGAILNVPLWILIPAAILLFIGPIGKSAQLPLMEWLPDAMAGPTTVSALIHAATMVKAGVYLVGRVFPIFYEAAWRNGVPNNLVTFFYIIGWVGALTAFVSATQATTSTEIKKVLAYSTVSQIGYMMMGLGIAGSTTEFIIGYTGGIFHLMSHALFKAALFLGAGAAIHAAESRFMYHMGGLKKVMPITFWSMSLTSFSLMGVPVLFSGFWSKDMILEASLLAGKYWLFILGALTVALTSFYSIRMLGLTFFGEKSERIIELEKEGKPPKEAPSLMWVPYFLMAAATVILGITGFYMKGQLEHLFHEFLSLVMPVKIASFAEPLTEALPTQKATLITTSVSIIMLLLGAIPAYLIYIKRVKNPKEIVKGGLKPIWSFLYNRWYINRLYYRLFVDSTIGLSKWSFSYIERKAIDGFNYLLANVTVKFVNQFRRTHTGVLNYNIIGMIIGAILLLLILMKVALG